One part of the Kryptolebias marmoratus isolate JLee-2015 linkage group LG2, ASM164957v2, whole genome shotgun sequence genome encodes these proteins:
- the timm8b gene encoding mitochondrial import inner membrane translocase subunit Tim8 B, which translates to MDNFDQLSTSEKAEATELQKMIAIEQQKAQFQAQVHNFTDVCWDKCVDSPGSKLDYRTETCLVNCVERFIDTTLSITNRFTQMVQKGAH; encoded by the exons ATGGACAACTTCGACCAACTCAGCACATCGGAGAAAGCCGAAGCGACGGAGCTCCAGAAGATGATCGCGATAGAGCAGCAGAAGGCGCAGTTTCAGGCACAG GTGCACAACTTCACTGATGTTTGCTGGGACAAGTGTGTGGACAGTCCAGGCTCCAAGCTGGACTACCGGACAGAGACGTGCCTGGTGAACTGTGTGGAGAGATTCATTGATACGACCCTGAGCATCACCAACCGCTTCACCCAGATGGTGCAAAAAGGAGCCCATTGA